The stretch of DNA CAGCGCAACCGCACTTAGCGCGTCACGGATAGCGATAGATGTGTGAGTGTAAGCAGCTGGGTTTATGATGATGCCATCAGCATCGCCCAAGCACTCTTGGATCTTATCGACTAGCTCGCCCTCAAGGTTGCTTTGAAAAAACTCGATCTCAACGTCATTCTGATCGGCAACGATCTTCATTTGAGAGTGGATATCCTCCATCTTCATAACGCCGTAAATTCCTGGCTCTCTAGCACCAAGCATATTGATATTTGGGCCTTGGATAACCATTATTTTTAGCTTCTTATCCATGTCACTCCTTTTTGATTAAATAGCCCAAATTATACATTTTCGTTCCTAAATTTTCGCTACAATAACAAAAATTTAAGGCTAGAAATGGAAATTTTAAAAGCAAAAAAGATCATCACTGGCGGAGAAAATCCAAAAATTTTAAGAAATTCTTGTGTCGTCATTGATAATGATAAAATTTTAGAAATTACAAGCGAAAAAGAGGCGCAAAAGAAATTTAAAGAGGCGAAAATTTTTAACTTTGGTGATAGTGTGATCGCCCCAGCCTTTGTAAATACGCACGTTCATTTGGAGTTTAGCTCAAACGTTAGCACACTAAAATATGGCGATTTTATAAAGTGGCTTGGCTCTATCATCGATAAAGGTGGCGAGCTAGCCAAAATGGACGCTAAAAAAGCAATGAATGAGGCCATAAATTCTCTGCTAAAAAGTGGAGTTTGCACCATTGGCGAGATATCTAGCTTTGGCTCGGAGCTTGAAATTTTAGCCGCTAGCCCTCTAAAAGTCGTACTTTTTAGTGAAATTTTAGGCTCAAGCGAGCAAATGGTTCAGCAAAATTTGCAAAATTTCTTAGCTAAATTTGAAAAAACAAAGGGCTATAAAAGTAAAAATTTTACCCCAGCTATCTCGCTGCACTCGCCCTACTCTGTGCACCCAAAGCTCGCTAAAGCCGCCCTTGAGATAGCCAAAAAAGACGATCTTCTTGTTAGCACGCACTTTTTAGAGAGCAATGCTGAAAAGCAGTGGCTAGAGCACGGCAGCGGTGGCTTTAAAAAGCATCTTTTAAGATTTAGCCAAGATCCAAAGCCGATGTATGACGCAAATGGCTACTTTGCGATGTTTCGTGAGATAAATACTCTATTTACGCACTGCGTTTATGTGAGCGATTTTGCTAAATTTAAGCCGCATCACAGCGTGACGCACTGCGCCGTTTCAAATAGGTTACTTGGCAAAAAGGCGCTAAATTTAAAAGAAATTTTTAAAAATGATGTCAACTTAAATATCGGCACAGACGGCCTTAGCTCAAATATCAGCCTAAATTTTTGGCATGAACTAAGAGCTGCCCTATTTACCCACGCCAGCCTTGATCTAAACGAGCTTGCCACTAGGCTTTTTGTTGCTGCAACGCATGGTGGAGCAAAGGCACTTAGGACAAATAACGGCGAGATAAAGGCTGGGCTTGCTGCTAATCTTGCAGTCTATAGCGATCAAGAGTGCGATGATAGCGAGCTAATACTTCAGCTCATACTTCACACAAATGAAGCAAAAAAACTATATATCGGAGGTAAAATTTGCAAATTTTAAGGCTTATTTTTAAAGGATTTTTGGGAATTTTTAAATTTATCAATAACTACTTTAAGGCGCTCGTATTTTTGCTGATCTTATTTTTGATTTTCGCGCCAGATGGCAAGATGAAAGAGCCAAATTTAGCCCGCATAGACATCACCGGCACGATAATGGACACAAGCGAAATTTTAGATGCGCTAGAAAAAGCAAGGCTTGATAGCAACATCAAAGGCGTGCTACTCTACATCGATAGTCCAGGCGGCGCGC from Campylobacter concisus encodes:
- the mqnF gene encoding aminofutalosine deaminase family hydrolase, producing MEILKAKKIITGGENPKILRNSCVVIDNDKILEITSEKEAQKKFKEAKIFNFGDSVIAPAFVNTHVHLEFSSNVSTLKYGDFIKWLGSIIDKGGELAKMDAKKAMNEAINSLLKSGVCTIGEISSFGSELEILAASPLKVVLFSEILGSSEQMVQQNLQNFLAKFEKTKGYKSKNFTPAISLHSPYSVHPKLAKAALEIAKKDDLLVSTHFLESNAEKQWLEHGSGGFKKHLLRFSQDPKPMYDANGYFAMFREINTLFTHCVYVSDFAKFKPHHSVTHCAVSNRLLGKKALNLKEIFKNDVNLNIGTDGLSSNISLNFWHELRAALFTHASLDLNELATRLFVAATHGGAKALRTNNGEIKAGLAANLAVYSDQECDDSELILQLILHTNEAKKLYIGGKICKF
- the aroQ gene encoding type II 3-dehydroquinate dehydratase, whose amino-acid sequence is MDKKLKIMVIQGPNINMLGAREPGIYGVMKMEDIHSQMKIVADQNDVEIEFFQSNLEGELVDKIQECLGDADGIIINPAAYTHTSIAIRDALSAVALPVIEVHISNVYRREEFRHKSLIAPVAAGQIVGFGPVGYHLAMIGMLQIFEQIKAVRANQKAQ